A stretch of DNA from Virgibacillus proomii:
AATATGCCATTTCACATGCCATCATTGAAGCTTGTACGGCATCTTTATCACGAACAAAGCTGCTAATTAAATAACCATAGCTTTCTTCATAACCAAATACAAATGATTCACCGGTTGAATCAAACTGTCTAATCTTTTCACCAATAAATTTAAACCCTGTAAGTGTATTAACCGTTTTAATACCATAATAGTCGGCTACAGCCTTTCCAAGCTCGGATGTAACTACTGTTTTTAACATGCGGCCACTCTTTAATAAATTTAAATCACTATGGGATAAAATATAATCGAACATTAAAGCCCCAAGCTGATTTCCAGTTAATACCTGATATTCACCAGCTTTGTTTTTTACAGCTACTCCCAATCTATCTGCGTCAGGGTCTGTTGCTAATAAAATAACCGCATCGGTCTGCTTCCCCTTTTCTATTGCCAAAGCGAATGCTTGATGTTCTTCAGGATTCGGCGAGGCAACAGTGGAAAACTCTGGATCAGGAATAGCTTGTTCCTTGACCATGTGAACTTTTTTGAAATTCAATTGTTTTAAACCTTGAGGAACTAATTCATAAGCCGTTCCGTGTAAAGGTGTGAAAACAACTGGCATGTTTTTTTCTTTGGCTATTTCCGTAGATGGTAACTTTGATATTTGCAATAATCTCTGTAAATATGCATTATCAACTTCATCTTTGATCCAAATTAGCAGTTCTTTTTCCTCTAACTCCGCTTTTTCTATAACTGGAACTGTCAATTCATCTTCTGTCTGATTAATATATGTAATAATATCAGAAGCTTGACTCGGTGTAATTTGCCCACCATCCTCATTGTATACTTTAAAACCATTATATTCTGGCGGGTTATGGCTGGCTGTAATCATTACTCCAGCAACTGTTCCTAAATAACGCACTGCAAATGATAATAGTGGAGTCGGTCTAAGCGAAGAAAATACATATGCAGCAATACCATATGCACCTAATACTTTTGCAGTTTCTAAGGCAAATTCTTTTGACATATGCCTAGAATCATAAGCAATAACAACACCGCGATCTCTCACATTCACGGTATTTTCTAATAAATAGTTTGCTAGACCATCTACTGCTTTACGAATGGTGTATACGTTCATCCGATTGATACCAGGTCCAATCACACCACGCATGCCGCCGGTACCAAAGGTTAATTCCTTATAAAATGCATCCTCCAATGCTATAGGATCGTCTTTTAACTTTGCTAGTTGTGTTTTTAAATCTGGTTCAAGATCTCGAAAGGAATTCCACTTTTCATATATGTGCTCCCAGCTTTTCATTGTCTGTCCTCCAACCATTTAATCTATACGAATTTTAGCATATTTCATCGAATTATTCTATGGTAACCCTTTCCCTCGTTTAGAATACGTGTAAAATGGATAAATTAATAGAAAATGTTTTTTTAGCTGACCTTTATTTTTATCCCACCTCTAAGGGACATAAGACTTCTACTTCAAGATTGATAGAGAATACAAAAAATTACAAGTGGAAATGACGCCTAAATGGTCGATTATTTGGAACGATAGACAGCAAGGGACTACGACATCGATCCATCGACAGAAAAGTGCTTTCCTTTTTCAAAGAATGTAAGGCTTCTTAATTAGGCAAAAAAAACGTTTTTTAAGAACAAAGTGTGCTTTTTCAGCAATAACGGCGTTTTTCAAAGGCCGCCTGAGAGTTTCAGCTTTTATTCTACTTCTTATCATGGTTGAGGGAACAAATAGTTTCCTTATCTGATGACAACGAAAAGCTGATCCTTATCACATGCTTTTTTCAAGAGTTACACTTTCTATTTTTATGATAAAAAGGTAAAATAAACCGTAGATGAACTCGGAAAGTAGGGGATGTATTTGGTCAATAAACGTTGGTTTCAGGTTTTAGTATTTTTTATCTTATTTTTTACGTTAGTTCTATTAATCTCTGTTACTAATTTTATATTTACTCCGTTTATAAAAATTGTTGGTTCGGTAGCCGTACCAGTTATCGGAGCAGGAATACTCTATTATTTAACAAAACCGTTAGTAAATTTTTTTGAACGGATGAAAATAAATCGAATCATTTCTATTATCCTTGTATTTGTGGTTTTAATTCTTGTTGGGGTATTTGTCTATATGTATATTGCACCTATTGCTCAACAGCAATTTAGGAACTTAATTAATAATGTTCCTAAAATGGTAAACTGGGCACAGGATTTGATTTCTTTATGGCAATCGAATCAAACAGCCATACCAGAACAGGTAGACAAAGCCATTAATGACTTTACAAATAACTTGCAATCACATATTGACAGCATGTTAAATTATCTGTTTGGTTTTATCGGTCATATAATTGGCTTTGTTACATCCTTAGTACTTGTACCATTCTTCTTGTTCTTTATGTTAAAAGACGAAGAAAAGCTAGTTCCATTTATTACGCAAGTATTTTCTAAGAAAAAAGCTGCGAATATTCGTGCATTGCTTGCAAAGCTTGACGGAACGTTAACTTCATTTATTCAAGGACAGCTGATTGTAAGTTTTGCTGTAGGGGTTTTATTATTTATTGGTTATTTAATTATCGATTTAAATTATTCCCTGACACTTGCCTTATTTGCTATGGTGATGAATGTTATCCCATTTGTCGGGCCATTTATTGCCGTTATTCCTGCATTAATCGTTGGTGCTTTTCAGGAACCTATAATGGTCATTTGGGTTTCGATAGTCATGATCACGGCCCAGCAAATTGAAAGTAATTTAATCTCGCCAAATGTTATGGGAAGAGCGTTGGATTTACATCCGTTAACAGTTATTACTGTCATTCTAGCGGCAGGAAGTATTGCTGGCTTTTTAGGTATTTTATTTGCTGTACCATTTTATGCCGTTATTAAAACGATCATTATCCACTTTTACCAAACATATGTCGATTCAAAAAAAAATAAAGAGGATGCATTACTTTAATTCATATAAAACGGAAGCGAGATGTAAGACTTCGCTTCCGCTTTATCCCATATCTAACTGGCAGTAAGATCTCCACCTAGAGGAGTAAGAGGAATCAAGAAATCTAGGTGGAGAAAACTTGCAATAAATGTCCGATTGGTTCAAGGGTCTTTAGGTCACAGCCCTTGCCGGTACTACCATGAGTGGGGGGTGAAAGAAAACAACCCCTCATAGTAGTTACCCTTTATCATTAAACATGTTAGAAGTTAATGCGTCGTTATAAAAGAAAAGGTTCTTCTTGTTTTGTAAAGCAATTCTTCGTTACACTAGAGTAAAAAGGGAGAGACTGGAGATGTCTAAACAAAAATTACTTGCTAAACTGGATGAATTAAAATCTGATTATGTCCGGATCCAAGGGGATATGGATAAGCTGGAATATGTAGGTGGTCGAGTTTCATCTGCGGAAGAACAGCTTATTCGTTTGGAAGGGGAAATTGCGGAAGTAAATAAACAACTAGTTGAATTAGAAAAATAGCTTGGCTCATCCCCAAGCTATTTTTCTAATTCTATTCTTCCATTTCAAGTTATCCTCAAAATTAATTTTCTTTATTTTGCCCATTTCGCTGATTATCCAATTTTGCTTGAATTTTTGCTTTTTCTTTATTTGGTGGAGTTAAGCTAACAATTCGGTCACCTACTGCCGGTACTGTCCGCATTTCCTCGGAGTAAAACTTGAGTTGTCCAGATGGTTTAATCAAATACAGAAAAACGGTCGAATCATCTTTATCCGCTAAATATTGCTTATAATTATATTGCGAAGTTAACGTCGTCTGTCTAAAAACATAATGGTTATCCAACTTATCCAATAAATCTTCCATCGTAAATTTTTTATCAAATAAAATACGCCCGCCAACTCTAGATACAACTGTTGCTTCTTTACTCAATTGATCGAATGGGCTTATTTTAAACACATTTGTTCGACCATACTCCGGCATAAATGTCGTACACACTAATGAATTAAACGCATGATCATCCGTTGCAGCCAGCAGATACTCAAAAGGGATCGTGTCTAAGTTGTATTCGGTCTGCTCAGACAAAATATTCCCATGGTAAAAATTAATCCCGGCCTCACGTACGGGGCGAAGTCTTTCCCATGAAGAATCGACAATAATGACTGGAAAATTCGCCTTGGACAACGATTTTGCTAACTCCACTGTAAATCGATTTGCTCCAATGATTAAAGCCCCTGGTTTTCCTTCCATAGATAGATGTAGCTTTTTTGATAACCAGCCAATCGAAAAACCATGTGCCACAACGGTAAAGAAAACAAGACCAAAGGTAAGAGTAGTTAAAATATGTGCATCCTCATAACCCTGTTCGGTTAAAACACCCGCAAAATAGCCAGACACGGTTAGTGCTACAATTCCTCTTGGAGCAATCCATCCTACTAATGCTTTCTCATTAAAGGATAGGCTTGTTCCAATGGTTGAAAGAAAAATCGATAATGGTCTAACGGCAAACATCATTAACAAAACATAACCGATAATATTGGGGCTAAAAATTTGCAGCAATGTCTCTAATTGTAAAGATGCAGTTAACATGATGAAGATCGTGGAAATAAGCAAAATAGAGATATTTTCTTTAAAATGGCGCATATCTGAAATAGAACTGATTCCCATATTAGCTAGCGTAATTCCCATTGCGGTAACGGATAACAAGCCCGTTTCATGAACAATCTCATCCGCAACTGTAAAACAAAGAATCACGACAATAACGACAGCTGGCGACTTTAAAAATTCCGGAATATGCCCGGTTTCAAACATCCAGCCAATCCCTTTTCCACATGCCCAGCCAAAGATAGCAGCAAATATGGAAGCAGCAAAAAATAGTAACAGTTGGTTTATATCTGGATTTGTTGCCGTTAAAAAGGTGATAATCTCAAAAGCAAAAACGGCTAGTAATGCACCAATCGGATCAACGATAATCCCTTCCCATTTCAGGATTTTTGCAGGCCTTGCCTTTAACTTGGATTGACGTAACAATGGCATAATAACTGTTGGGCCAGTAACAATAAACAAGCCGCCAATCACAAATGCAACGGCCCAGGAAAGCCCGGCAATATAATGGGCAGTAAGAGAGCCGAGAATCCAGGCGATAAATGCACCAACTGTAGAAATGCGAAATACCGGCTTACCAAGCCCTCGCAGCTCTTTAAAATTTAAATTTAAACTACCCTCAAATAATATAATAGCAACAGCTACAGAAATGATCGGGCTATATAAATTACCAAAGTCTTCCTCAGGATTCATAATACCTAAAACAGGCCCAGCCAACAGACCTGTGATCGACATTACAACAATTGCCGGCATTCGATAACGCCATGCAACCCATTGTGAACCAATCCCTAAAAGACCTATTAGCATGATTTCAAATAATAAAGACGGAACCATGTCATACCCCCTAGTTTAAATATATTATAAGGCGCCAATATTGAATTCATTCCATCCCCAATAATGACTCCCACACTTCTTGGATCGCGAGTAGTTTCTGCTAAGGCAACCTTAAAAATATAAATCTAAGTTGTGCTAGCGAAACGAGCTAGAAAACCCAGACTATGCATTCCTTTTTAAAACACCTTTCCAAAGTTTAGAAAAACTTGGCTTGTCGCCAAGTCTTTATGGCGAAAGCTATCGTTTTTCTTATACGATAAAGTGAAACTTCATTCAGTAGGAGTTTGCTTCCCTCTCCTACTGAATGTTAGTTGAACCAATCGGGCATTTAGGTGCCGTTTTCTCCAATTTAAACTTCTCGGAAGTTGTGGCTTTACGGCACCTTACATGCGGGATAAAGCTAAAGTTTTATACTTTACTTATAGCGCAAGAAAGCTTGGCTATCTTCAGCCCTGACGTTTAGCAACCTGTTCGTTGCACTTATACATTTTTAACGCATAAGATAAAAACATTTTAAAGGGGAATAGCAAGAATGTAAACTGTTTTATAGAAACATGATTGTAAAATAATAATTGCAAACTTTTTTTCTTTTCCATGTATTTATTGACAATTAAAACAAACTACTGTTATTATAGTTGCTGCTTTCATTATTTTTCAGAAAATAACGTCCAAATGCTTTAGCAGTAACCTTAAGGATTCAAGCACTTTTATTTTTATTGTCAGTTAATTTGGAAAAATCAGCTTATTATTTATTTTATTTTTATATTTTAGAAAGAGGGAAAGAAATTGAAAAAAGATACGTTTATCGTCGGCTTTATGTTATTTGCCTTATTTTTTGGTGCCGGTAATTTAATCTACCCACCTGTATTAGGGGTGTCTTCAGGTTCTTCATTTTTTTCAGCCATTGTAGGATTTATCATGACTGGAATCGGGCTCCCTGTCCTTGCTGTTACTGCTATCTCCTATGTAAAAGAAGATGCTAGGGAATTAGGTAACCCCGTACACCCGTTATTTGGACTATTTTTTACTTGTCTTGTTTATTTAGCGATCGGACCCTTTTTTGGAATTCCTAGAGCTGCTACAGTAGGTTATGAAATGAGTATCGAACCTTTTCTAACAACAGCCTCCTCAGAAAGTTTATGGTTGTTTACAAGTATATTTTTTCTAGCTGTTTTTTTAGTGAGCCTAAATCCTTCCAAAATGGTTGACCGAATTGGCCAAATTTTAACGCCGATCTTATTGCTTTCGATAGCCATCCTTGTCATTGGCGGCCTTCTTTTATTTGATAAACCACTTCAGCCAGCTACAGGAGATTATAAGGAAAGCCCGTTTTTCACTGGTTTTATTGAAGGTTATTTAACAATGGATGCCATAGCAGCTTTGGCATTCGGGATTATTGTTGTACAAACATTTAAAGAACGTGGACTTTCATCTCGACAAGCGCTAATTAAAGCTACGTTAAAGGTAGGATTTATCGCCGGAATAGGCTTAATTATTGTTTATACTACTCTCGGTTGGATTAGTGCGAAATTGCCAAAAGGGGAACTGTTTGCAAATGGTGGCGAGATATTGTCTCATGCTGCTACAAGCATTTTTGGCACGTCAGGCACATTATTACTTGGGATTATCGTTACATTAGCCTGTTTTACAACATCTGTAGGACTCGTCGTTGCAACTGCTCAATTTTTCGTAAAAATCAGTCCACTATCATACAAATGGCTTGCGGTTATTATTACACTAGCAAGTTATTTAATTGCTAATCAAGGACTTAATACGATTATTCGCTTTTCTGTTCCAGCATTAGTATTTTTATATCCAATCGCTATTGTGCTGATTCTGTTAACATTTATGCAACCTTTATTTGGTAGTAGGAAAGCTGTTTACCGAGGAGCTATTCTATTTACTTCCATTGTGAGCTTGTATGATGGCTTACAAGAGTTAGAAGTAACCATTCCACTAGTTACTGATTATTTTGCCGTGCTTCCATTTAGCAATATTGGATTAGGCTGGCTGGTACCTGCTCTAATCGGGGGTATTCTTGGCTGGATTCTATCTCTATTTCGACAACATCGACCTCTTCATGAACAGGGGTAAGAGATCCCTATGAAAGCAAATTACTTTTTTACAATCCAAAGATCAGTTATCCTAACCTTTTCAGCTAAACTAAAGGGGATATTATGTTAAGATAAAGGATGTAAAGGAGGACGCTCCAAATGGGTGTACGAGAAGAAAAGTTATTACAGACCTATTTTGGTTATGAGCATTTTCGACCAGGCCAACAAGATACCATTAACCATATTATTAACAGAAACAACGTTCTTGCTGTCATGCCAACTGGCGGAGGAAAATCGATTTGCTATCAAATTCCTGGTCTAGCTCTAGAAGGAACAGCTATCATTATTTCACCACTCATTTCATTAATGAAAGATCAAGTTGATTCCTTGCTTGCATTAGGGATTGCCGCAACTTATATTAATAGCTCATTGTCCATGGAGCAACAGCAGACTCGCCTTAAAGATATTGCTTTAGGCAGGTATAAATTTGTATACGTGGCACCAGAGCGTTTTGATTCGAATTCATTCATTCGTGTGCTAAAGCGAATTCGAATATCGTTAATTGCTTTCGATGAAGCACATTGCATTTCGCAATGGGGACATGATTTCCGTCCTAGTTACCGTTCCATTATTCCTCAGTTGCAACAGTTATCTGGTAACCCAATTATCATAGCTTTAACAGCGACGGCAACGGAGGAAGTTATTGTAGATATACAGCAGCAGTTACATATTCAGTACGTTGTTAATACAGGATTTGAAAGAAAAAACTTATCCTTTTATCTTATTAAAGGAAGAGATAAACTGTCGTATATCCGCTCCTTTCTGCAAAAAAGAGAAGGAGAATCAGGAATAATTTATACGGCTACCCGAAAACAAGCGGACACACTTTATGAACGATTAATGAAACAAGGATATGAAGTTAGCAAGTATCACGCGGGATTAACAGAATGGGAAAGAAAAACTGCTCAATCTTCGTTTATTCATGATGAAAAACAGTTAATGATAGCAACCAATGCCTTTGGGATGGGAATCGATAAATCCAACGTTCGTTTTGTTATTCATTATGCCATGCCAATGAATATAGAATCGTATTATCAAGAAGCTGGAAGAGCTGGAAGAGACGGCGAGCCAAGCGATTGTATTTTGTTGTTTTCCCCTCAGGATGTACAAATGCAAAAATTTTTAATTGAGCAGTCTTTCATGGATGAGCTAAAAAAACAGGGAGAATATCGAAAGCTACAAGCAATGATTAATTATTGCCATACACATAGCTGCTTAACATCGTTTATTTTAAATTATTTTCATGAAACAAATCAGCAGACGAACTGCGGACGCTGCAGTAATTGTGTGGAGCGCCAAGAACAAGTCGATATCACGGAAGAAGCACAAAAAATCCTATCTTGTGTGAAGCGAATGGATGAACGATTTGGTGTAGGTATGACTGCAAAAGTACTAAAAGGTTCGAAAGATAAAAAAATAAAAGAATTTGGACTGAATCGGTTGTCTACGTATGGAATTCTCTCTTCCTACACAGAAAAAGAACTAACCGAGTTCATTCATTTTTTAGTAGCTGAACAAGTATTAACGATTGAAGAAGGAAAATATCCAACTTTACGGTTAAACAAGCAATCGGTAGCTGTATTAATGGGAAAGAAAACGGTAACCATGTTTACTGCCTCCGTTCCAGTAAATGAGGCTGCTGACTACCATGAAGATTTGTTTAACATGCTGCGCAAGCTGCGAAAACAAATTGCCGATGAAAAAAACGTCCCGCCGTATGTGTTATTTTCCGATGTAACATTGAAGGATCTAAGCAGATATTTACCAGAAACAAAAGATGAAATGCTCATGATCAAGGGTGTAGGAGAAAAAAAGTTCGAGCAATTTGGGGAAGCCTTTTTGAGTGTGCTTCTAGACTGGAAAAGAAACCATCCCGATGTAAAAAAAGTAATTCCCATTCAAAATGCTCCTGTCCAAAAAAGAGACTCTCATCGACCGGATAACCGCCCAAGTCACTTAGTTAGTTACCAAATGTTCCAATCTGGCAAGTCGATTAAGGATATTGCTATTATACGTGAATTGTCGCTACAAACTGTCGAGGCACATTTATTTAAAGCGTTCAAAGATGGATATCCAATTGCATGGGAAATCTTTTTTACACCCGAGGAAGAAGATACTGTCTTAGAGTCTAGAGACAAACTGAATGCTTCCAAACTGAAACCGTTAAAGGAGTCACTTCCTGAAACATTTGATTATACAAAAATTAAAGCTGTTCTAACAAAAAATGGATATATGTAAGATAAGCCATTCTCAATGAACAAGAGAACTTTAAGCTAGTCAACAACGCTACTTAAAAAAGTTATTTATAACATAGAAGCAAAGATAATTTCTAGAACAAAAGCTAGAAGCGCATTAGACAGCCCCCACCAAGTGCTGAAACTCCAACAAAGAGGCTGCTCGCGCCTCAGGAGAAATGAAGCGACCCCGAGGGGCTAGGCACTGAAACTGATGTGGATAAATTATCATTCAAAAATTATCCACAATGAACAAAGTTTATAGTCTCCTGAACAATTAAAAAACAACCAATCCATCTCTTTTAACCAAATCGATTGGTTGTTTTCATCTTTAATTTTCTATTTCCACGCCCATGTTCCGTTCCGAAATACTGGTTCAGTCGTACCATCCTGAAGAACACCATCAATATTTAAATGCTCTGAGCCAATCATAAAATCTACATGTGCCAGGCTATCGTTTACTCCATGTTGATCAAGCTCTTGTTCATTCATAGAAGAACCACCCTTCAGATTAGTTGGATATGCCTTTCCAAGGGCGATATGACAAGACGCATTTTCATCAAACAATGTGTTATAAAAGATTAAGCCTGATTGTGAAACTGGTGATTCATGCGGTACAAGTGCAACCTCTCCAAGACGCTTCGATCCTTCGTCAATATTTAGGATTTGTTCTAACACAGCTTCTCCCTCTTCAGCTTGAAAGTCGACTACTTTACCTTCCTTAAAAGTTAAACTGAAACCGTCAATTAAACTGCCGCCATAATTAAGTGGTTTGGTGCTGGCCACTGTTCCATGAACGGCATACTTATGTGGAAGAGAGAACACTTCTTCTGTAGGCATATTTGGGTTAAATGTTACTCCCCCCTCTGTTTGCGCAGACCCGCCTTTCCATATATGCCCTTCTGGAAGTTCCATTTCCAAATTAGTACCTGGTGCCGTAAAAATTAACTTCTTATAGTTCTTCTGATTTAATTTTTCCCGTGCTGTTCTTAGTCGTTCATTATGAGCATCCCAAGCAGCAATTGGGTCTTCTTGGTCAACTCGAACTATTTTTACGATTGCCTCCCACAAACTTTCAACTGCTTCCTCTCGGGACTTATTTGGGAAAATCTTTTGCGCCCAGTCTCCAGTTGGGATCGAAATAATTGACCAGGCGATCCGGTCGTTCATCGTATATTTTCTATAGTTTTTCATGGCTTCTGCTGCAACTTTATTCGCTTTGGCAACTCTTGTAGGATCAATCCCCTCTAGTAAGTCCGGATTCGTAGCTCGAATATTTAATACAGCTGCTCCATCTTCGGCAAAACTGTCATGAAGTTTAACCTTCCAATCAGGAAAACTTGCGATGACTTCATCCGGGGCATGTTCAAATTTTAGTCTTGTCAGCTCATCATCCACCCAATTAATATGTACATCTTTTGCTCCCATTTCATATGCTTTTCGGGCAACGATCCTTGTAAATTCAGCACCTTCAATAGGCGCATTTATCATAAGGGCTTGACCTTGTTGTAAATTCACACCTGTTTTTAATGCTAATTCAGCATATTTTTCTTGTGTTCGTTGGCTAACCATTACCTTACCTCCACTCAAATTATTTCACACTAATATTATTTCACAAACCAAAAAAAATTACCAAAAAATATTGTGCATTAATCAACAAAGTTCCTTTATCTTCCACCAAAAGCCATATTAAAGACTGTTTCCTCCCGTTTCGAATAATAGTATTAGTATATAAGAATTTTATTACAGAGAACACGTCAAATGCGAATAATGGGTGTAGTCAATTAGCAAAAACTAGAAGCACTCGTTTAGCTACGTACAAATTGGAGCGTATTTTAACGAAATAAAGGAAACTGTGACATGAGGAGTTCATGTTGACTTATCTGGGAAGAAGATCGAAGTTGCTAGTCGTTCGAGCACATATGCTAGACGGAGCTACTTTCAAAAAAAGATATCCTTCATATAAAGTGAATCTTCAATCAGCGGTTTTCTTTATCCCCCACTGATTGTTAGAATGTAAAAACATCAAGCATTTGACTTGCAGTTAGATCTTCCACTTATCTTTCTAGGGTCGTAGCATAGAAGAGCAGGTTTTCCTTCCAGTTACATGCTGGGAATAAAAAAAGATATGTTTCCTAGACATTTTAAGAGAGTAGATGATACTTACCTTATTATCACTGGATTAGCTCTCTATACTAAACTTTACGTGTTATTTAGAATATGTTAACCTAATAATAGGTTACTTTTCGTAATAACTGTTTCAATTGTTGGAATAGATACGATCTGAGGTGATAATGATGGAAAACCTTTGTCCGCGCTTTGAAAAGGCTATGGTCCTTTTAAGTACACGCTGGGTAGGGCTTATCCTTTTTGATTTATTAAAGGGAACCAAACGTTTTTCTGAAATGGAAGCTGACTTGCCAATTAGTGGAAGATTACTTTCTGATCGACTAAAAATGTTAGAAAAAGAAGGCATTGTAACACGGGACATATATTCAGAATTCCCTGTGCGAATTGAGTACTCTTTATCTGAAAAAGGCAAAGCTTTAGCACCCGTTATTCAGGAAATTCAAAATTGGGCAGAGAATTATATCTCTTTAGACGAGTTAAATGAAAACACAAAATAAGAATTCCAACAGGATTTCTCTTTTCCTTCATGTATGTAGCAAAATTTAACATAGCTTCCTTTAGGATGATATTCGAGGTGTATGGATAAAGCAAAAGGTGCGAACTCTTTTAAAGGAGTTCGCACCTTTTATTATTCATGATCAGAGGCTTGATCGCGCCCCCAATAAGTAATCCCGTCTTGATTATCTAGTACATCACGATAAAATACTGGATCTTTTCCTTGTTTCCGTTGCCTGCGATAATCCTGCAATGCTTGATTAGCAATTTTAAACAATCTTGCAATCGCGTATAAGTTAATTAATGCCATAATGGCCATTGTCAAATCCGCTAATGCCCAAACAAAGTCGAAGGTAGCAATCGCACCAAAGGCTACCATCGCTAACACTGCAAGACGGTATAAAAATAAACCTATCTTGCTATTGCGAATATAGGTGATATTTGTTTCACCATAATAATAATTTCCTAAAATGGAGCTGTAAGCAAATAAAAGGATGGCAATAGCTATAAAAGCGCTCGCCCAGTCGCCAATATGAAATGCAAACGCGTTTTGTGTGATTTGAATGCCATCGGCTTTGCTCCCTTCGTAACCGCCAGCTGTAATAATGATAAAAGCAGTAGCACTACAAATTAAAATAGTATCAAAGAATACTCCTAACGCTTGGATTAAACCTTGCTTTACCGGATGCGTTACTTCAGCAGTGGCAGCAGCGTTTGGTGCACTTCCCATACCAGCTTCGTTGGAGAAAAGACCTCGTTTAATTCCCATCATAATCGCTGCACCAAATCCACCACCAGCTACTTCACGGATTCCAAATGCATTCGTAAAAATAATAGAAATCATATCAGGAATTGCAGTAATATTTGCGATTAAAACATAAATTGCCAAACCAATGTATAAGGTTGCCATGATCGGAACAATAATTTGCGACACGTTGGCTATGCTTTTTAATCCACCAAAAATAACAACAGCTGTAAAAATAAATAAAATAACTGCAATTACGTTTTTACTAATAGCAAACTCATTTTCAAATGCTAAGCTAATT
This window harbors:
- the recQ gene encoding DNA helicase RecQ encodes the protein MGVREEKLLQTYFGYEHFRPGQQDTINHIINRNNVLAVMPTGGGKSICYQIPGLALEGTAIIISPLISLMKDQVDSLLALGIAATYINSSLSMEQQQTRLKDIALGRYKFVYVAPERFDSNSFIRVLKRIRISLIAFDEAHCISQWGHDFRPSYRSIIPQLQQLSGNPIIIALTATATEEVIVDIQQQLHIQYVVNTGFERKNLSFYLIKGRDKLSYIRSFLQKREGESGIIYTATRKQADTLYERLMKQGYEVSKYHAGLTEWERKTAQSSFIHDEKQLMIATNAFGMGIDKSNVRFVIHYAMPMNIESYYQEAGRAGRDGEPSDCILLFSPQDVQMQKFLIEQSFMDELKKQGEYRKLQAMINYCHTHSCLTSFILNYFHETNQQTNCGRCSNCVERQEQVDITEEAQKILSCVKRMDERFGVGMTAKVLKGSKDKKIKEFGLNRLSTYGILSSYTEKELTEFIHFLVAEQVLTIEEGKYPTLRLNKQSVAVLMGKKTVTMFTASVPVNEAADYHEDLFNMLRKLRKQIADEKNVPPYVLFSDVTLKDLSRYLPETKDEMLMIKGVGEKKFEQFGEAFLSVLLDWKRNHPDVKKVIPIQNAPVQKRDSHRPDNRPSHLVSYQMFQSGKSIKDIAIIRELSLQTVEAHLFKAFKDGYPIAWEIFFTPEEEDTVLESRDKLNASKLKPLKESLPETFDYTKIKAVLTKNGYM
- a CDS encoding aminopeptidase yields the protein MVSQRTQEKYAELALKTGVNLQQGQALMINAPIEGAEFTRIVARKAYEMGAKDVHINWVDDELTRLKFEHAPDEVIASFPDWKVKLHDSFAEDGAAVLNIRATNPDLLEGIDPTRVAKANKVAAEAMKNYRKYTMNDRIAWSIISIPTGDWAQKIFPNKSREEAVESLWEAIVKIVRVDQEDPIAAWDAHNERLRTAREKLNQKNYKKLIFTAPGTNLEMELPEGHIWKGGSAQTEGGVTFNPNMPTEEVFSLPHKYAVHGTVASTKPLNYGGSLIDGFSLTFKEGKVVDFQAEEGEAVLEQILNIDEGSKRLGEVALVPHESPVSQSGLIFYNTLFDENASCHIALGKAYPTNLKGGSSMNEQELDQHGVNDSLAHVDFMIGSEHLNIDGVLQDGTTEPVFRNGTWAWK
- a CDS encoding winged helix-turn-helix transcriptional regulator; amino-acid sequence: MENLCPRFEKAMVLLSTRWVGLILFDLLKGTKRFSEMEADLPISGRLLSDRLKMLEKEGIVTRDIYSEFPVRIEYSLSEKGKALAPVIQEIQNWAENYISLDELNENTK
- a CDS encoding alanine/glycine:cation symporter family protein, translating into MVFLENIVSQVNDVLWTYVLIAVLLGLGLWFTIKTGFVQFKFLPEMFRVITDKRAVSASGKKGTSSFQAFAISAASRVGTGNMAGVAAAVATGGPGAVFWMWLIALLGAASGFVESTLAQIYKVPDKTQYHGGPAYYMEKGLNNKWLAVLFAVTITFTYGLVFNSVQSNTISLAFENEFAISKNVIAVILFIFTAVVIFGGLKSIANVSQIIVPIMATLYIGLAIYVLIANITAIPDMISIIFTNAFGIREVAGGGFGAAIMMGIKRGLFSNEAGMGSAPNAAATAEVTHPVKQGLIQALGVFFDTILICSATAFIIITAGGYEGSKADGIQITQNAFAFHIGDWASAFIAIAILLFAYSSILGNYYYGETNITYIRNSKIGLFLYRLAVLAMVAFGAIATFDFVWALADLTMAIMALINLYAIARLFKIANQALQDYRRQRKQGKDPVFYRDVLDNQDGITYWGRDQASDHE